The genomic segment TCCGCGGTTTCAAGGTCGTGGAACTGGAAGGCAGCAAGAAAGACCTCAGAATCGAGCTGAAATACGATCAGGGCGAGTCTGCCATTCGCGAGATCAGCCGGGTGTCTTCGCCGGGCCAGCGGGTTTATTCGAGGATTAAAGACCTGCCGCCTTACTATAACGGTTTGGGTATTTCCGTCGTTTCTACGCCCCATGGCGTGATGGCGGATCATAAAGCCCGGTCTGAAAATGTCGGCGGAGAGGTTTTGTGCCGCGTCTTCTAGGGTAAAGTGAAGGCGAGAGCCATTGAGGAATGAAAAGGAAAAGAAGAGATGTCACGTATTGGAAATAAACCTGTTGCGGTTCCGGAAGGCGTCACGCTGGACGTGTCCGGCCAGAATGTGAAAGCAAAGGGCCCGAAAGGGGAACTCAGTCTGCGGGTGCATGACGAGGTGTCCGTGAAGATGGAAGACGGCGCAGCCGTTTTCGCGCCGCGTTCCAGATCCCTGCAGGCCAAAAAACTGTTTCCGACCATGCGGACGCTGGTGAACAACCTTGTGGTGGGCGTGACGGAGGGATATACAAAAAACCTCGAAATTCAGGGGGTCGGTTACCGGGCCAATATGCAGGGCAACAAGATCGTGATGCAGCTTGGTTTCAGCCATGACGTGGAGTATGAAATTCCCCAAGGCGTCCAGGTGGCCGTCGATAAACAAACCCTCATCAGCGTGAGCGGAATCGACAAACAGCTGGTCGGGCAGGTGGCCGCGAAAATCCGCGGTTACAAACCGCCGGAGCCATATAAGGGAAAAGGTATTCGCTATAAAGACGAATATGTTTTGCGCAAAGAGGGTAAGAAGAAGTAATGAAACGTTTAAACGCAAATACAAAAAGAAAATTCGGAACGCGCAAAAAGCTGCGGAACGTGAATATCAACCAGAATGCCGTGCGTGAAATTCGCCCGCGCCTGTCCGTGCACCGCACGAACAAGCAGGTCTACGCGCAGGTGATCGATGACCTGAAAGGGGTGACCGTCGCGGCGGCTTCCAGCCTGGACAAGGAGTTGAAGCTGAAAAACGGCGGCAATGCCGAAGCTGCGCAGGCGGTCGGAAAGCTTCTGGCGGAGCGCGCGAAAAAAGCGGGCGTGAAGAAGGTTCAGTTTGACCGCGGTGAATTTTTGTATCATGGCCGGGTGAAAGCCCTGGCAGAGGGCGCCCGTGAAGGCGGCGTGGATTTTTAAAAAGTCAAAGACGACGACAAATTTTTTAAGGAGTATCTGAAGAATGGCAAGAGCTGAAGAAAGACACCACAACGAAGAGAGCGAGTTTCATGAGAAACTTGTCGCGGTAAACCGTGTGGCCAAAGTGGTCAAAGGGGGTCGCCGTTTCGGTTTTGCCGCTTTGGTGGTTGTCGGGGACGGAAAAGGCCGTGTGGGCTCAGGCCACGGAAAAGCCAAGGAAGTGCCGGAAGCGATTCGGAAGGCAACGGAAGCGGCAAAGCGCAGCATGATCCGCGTGCCGCTGCGGGACGGCCGGACCCTTCACCATGACGTTGAGGGGATCTTCGGCGCCGGAAAAATCCATCTGCGCAGCGCTCCGAGCGGAACAGGCGTTATCGCTGGCGGTCCTTTGCGGGCGATTTTCGATGCGCTGGGCGTGCAGGACGTGGTGGCCAAATCGCTCGGTTCCAGCAATCCTTACAACATGGTGAAAGCGACTCTGGAAGCTCTGAAAACGATGCAGAGCCCGCGCCAGATTGCGGCGCGGCGCGGCAAAAAAGTGAGCGAAGTGGTTGCGCAACGTGAAATCTCTCGTCCCAGCGGCGAGATGAGCGGCGAAACGGCAACGGCTGAAGACAAAGCGTAGAGGGAATAGTTATTATGGCTGAAGAAAAGAAAACAACCAAAAAGGCGACGCCGGCGGCTTCCAAAAAAGCAGCGCCTAAAAAGGCTGCAGCGAAAAAACCGGCGGCAAAAAAAGCAGCCGGTAAAACCGTAACGGTGACACAGACAGGGTCTTCGATAGGCCGTTATGACTATCAGAAGGCCACGCTTGTCGGTTTGGGGCTGGGGAGAATCGGGCGGACAAAAACGCTGGAAGATACGCCGTCTGTGCGCGGAATGATTAACAAAGTCAGCCACTTGATCAAAGTGGATGACGCGGCTTAAGGGATTTTAGGGCAATGAAACTGAATGAATTAAAACCGAATAAAGGGGCAACGCCTGCAGGAAAACGTGTCGGGCGCGGTATTGGCTCCGGTAAAGGGAAAACCTGCGGGTCCGGCCAAAAAGGTCAGAAATCCCGCTCCGGCGTGGCCATCAAAGGCTTTGAAGGCGGGCAGATGCCCCTCTACCAGCGTTTGCCCAAACGCGGATTTAAAAACAAATTTGCCAGATCCTATACGGAACTGACGCTCGCGAGGCTGCAGGCGGCGCTGGATAAAAAGCTGGTCGATGCCAAGGACACGCTCGATGAAGACGCCTTGGTGAAAGCGAAAATTATCCGCCGCAAAAAAGACGGCGTGCGGCTTCTGGCCAAAGGTGAGCTGAAAACCAAGGTGAATCTGAAGCTTTCCGGCGCCACCAAGGGCGCCATCGAAGCCGTTGAAAAAGCGGGCGGAAAGGTCGAGATCATTCAAATCGAAGTCGCGCCGATCGCGCGTAAAAAAGCCTCCTAGCGTTTTTTAAAGACGGGTTTTTCTATAACCCCCGCTTTTTTTGCGGGGGTTATTTTTTGTCCTATAAGCGCTTGTCTGCCCTTCGTAAATTCTCTATATCTTCATAAGTTTCAAATTAAGGATAACTTTTATGACGTCTGCCATTGAACAACTGGCGAAAAACGCAAACTGGGGTGCTTTTTCCAAGGCCACGGAGCTGAAACAGCGTATTATGTTCGTGCTGGGGGCGCTTCTGGTTTACCGCCTCGGGACCTATATTCCCGTGCCGGGAATCGATCCCGTGATCTGGGAGGAAATCTATTCCCAAAAAGGCGGCGGCATTCTGGATATGTTCAACATGTTTTCCGGCGGGGCGTTGCAGCGCATGACGATCTTTGCGCTGAACATCATGCCTTATATTTCGGCCTCCATTATTATGCAGCTTGGGACGGCGATGTCGCCCAAACTCGAAGCGCTCAAAAAAGAAGGCGAGAGCGGACGGGTCAAGATTAACCAGTACACGCGTTTCCTGACGGTTATTCTGGCAGCCATCCAGTCTTATGGCCTGGCGGTCGGCCTGGAAGGCATGCAAAGCTCTTCCGGCGCGGCCGTGATCGATCCGGGCATCTTCTTCCGTCTTTCAACCGTTATAACGATTGTCGGCGGAACGGTCTTCCTGATGTGGCTGGGCGAACAAATTACGCAGCGCGGGGTCGGGAACGGCATCTCCCTGATTATCTTCGCGGGGATCGTGGCCGGTATGCCGCGCGCTATCGGCTCGACTCTGGAACTGGGCCGTCAGGGGCAGTTTAATTTGCTGGAACTCCTTTTCCTTGTGGGCATGGTTATCGGCGCCATTTCATTGATCGTCTTTATGGAGCGGGCCCAGCGCCGCGTGGTGGTGCAGTATCCCAAGCGCCAGATGGGCAACCAGATGCAGATGGGGCAGCAAAACCATATTCCGCTCAAACTGAATACGTCCGGCGTTATTCCGCCCATTTTTGCTTCTTCCCTGCTGCTTTTGCCTTTGACCATCGTGGGCTTTACCGGCACGGAAGGGGGCGATATTACCGCCACGATCGCCCGTTTTTTACAGCACGGGCAGCCGGTCTATATGCTGCTTTACGGCGGCCTGATCCTGTTTTTTGCATTTTTCTACACGGCGATCGTTTTCAATCCGGAAGAAAATGCGGAGATGCTGCGTAAATACGGCGGTTTTGTCCCCGGCATCCGCCCCGGAAAACATACGGCGGATTACCTGGACCATGTTTTAACGCGGGTGACGGCTATTGGCGGGTTATACCTTGTCTTTATCTGCCTGCTGCCGGAATTTATGATTTCGCAATACAGCCTGCCCTTTTATTTCGGCGGCACCTCCTTGCTCATTGTGGTGACGGTGACGATGGATACGGTCGCGCAGGTGCACTCGCACATGATTGCGCACCAATATGAAGGGCTGATTAAAAAAGCAAAACTCAGAGGAACAGGGAGACGCGGACGATGAATATTATTCTGATTGGCCCGCCGGGGGCCGGAAAAGGCACGCAGGCTGCTTTTATACAGGACAAATACGGGCTGAAGCAGCTTTCGACCGGCGATATGCTCCGTGCGGAAGTCTCCGCCGGGTCCGAGCTTGGGAAAAAAGCCAAGGCCATCATGGATCGCGGGGAACTGGTTTCCGATGAAATTATCGTCGATATGATCGCGGCGCGGCTGGAACAGCCGGATTGCGCGAGCGGCGCTATTTTTGACGGTTTTCCCCGCACGGTCGATCAGGCGCAGGCGCTGGACGCCATGCTGGAGGATAAGGGAAAGCCCTTAAGCGCCGTGATCCAGATCATCGTGGATGAAGACGAACTCGTCGGACGGCTCAATACCCGTATCCGTCAGGCCAAGGAAGCCGGTCAGGAAGTCCGGGCGGACGATAACGAAGAAACGCTGCGCAAGCGCCTTGAGGTGTATCGTAACCAGACCGCGCCGATTATCCCTTATTACGAGGCAGTGGGGATTATGAGCAAGGTGGACGGCATGGCGCCGATTGACGATGTTTCCGAACAAATCGACGGATTTTTGAAAGCGGCGCAGGCGGCGTAAAAATAGCTGTTGACGGCTCGGGCAAAATCCCTATAATGCGCGCATTCTAAGACCCCTGCGCGTATTTTGCTTTTGCGTAAAAGTGAGTGTTTTCAGGGTTTTGGGAGTGTAGATGCTGATATTACGGCATCGTTTGAGATAACCGAAAAAAGGATGAAAACATGGCCCGTATAGCAGGGGTAAATATTCCTGACCGCAAGCGCGTCACAATCGCACTGACCTATATCCACGGGATAGGCCGGCAAAAAGCGCGGGATATTTGTGAAGAAGCAGGCGTCAGCACAGCCCGCCGCATGAACGATTTAAGCGAAGACGAACTGAACAATATTCGCGCGATCATCGATTCCGGCAAATATATAATTGAAGGGGAGCTTCGCCGCGAAGTGTCCATGAATATCAAGCGTTTGATGGATATGGCCTGTTATCGGGGCCTGCGCCATCGTAAACACCTTCCTGTCCGCGGCCAGCGTACGCGCACCAACGCCCGGACCCGTAAAGGTCCCGCGAGGCCGATCGCCGGTAAAAAACAGGTTACGAAGTAAGGAATAAAGACTCATGGCAAAACCAGCAGTAAAAAAACCGGGTAAGAAGGTTAAAAAGAATATCACGTCCGGCAGGGTGCACGTGGTTTCGACCTTCAACAATACGATCATTACGATTACGGATGATCAGGGCAATACCGTGTCGTGGTCTTCCGCCGGCATGATGGGCTTTAAAGGGTCGCGGAAATCCACGCCTTTTGCCGCTCAGGTGGCCGCAGAAGATGCAGGCCGCAAAGCACAGGAACACGGGATGAAAGAACTGGACGTCCAGGTGAAGGGACCGGGATCCGGACGTGAATCGGCCTTGCGTGCTTTGAACTCGATCGGCTTTATCATTCGTTCCATTAAAGATATTACGCCGATCCCGCACAACGGATGCCGTCCGCGGAAAAGACGCCGCGTTTAACGAACAGGAAAAGAGAGAGAAGAGGATAAGACCTTGATACAGAAAAACTGGCAGGAACTCATTAAACCGTCCAAAATCGATATCAATCACGGGGCCGATTCAAAAGTAAGCGGAAAAATCGTCGCGGAACCGCTGGAGCGCGGGTTTGGCCTCACGCTCGGAAACGCGCTGCGCCGTATTTTGCTTTCCTCCCTGCAAGGGGCGGCCGTAACGGCGATCCAGATTGAAGGCGTGTTGCATGAATTCTCTTCGATTGAAGGGGTTCGCGAAGACATCACGGACATTATTCTGAACGTAAAGGCCATCGCCGTGCGCATGCATGTGGAAGGACCGAAGAAAATGCGCCTGTCCGTCGAAGGCCCTTGCGAAGTCACGGCCGGTATGATTGAAGCCGGCGCGGATATCGAAATCATGAACCCCGAGCTGGTTATCTGCACGCTGGATAAAGGGGCAAAACTCAACATGGAAATGACGGTGAATACAGGGAAGGGGTACCGTCCGGCGGCGCAAAACCGTCCGGAAGAGTCCCCTGTCGGCCTGATCCCCGTCGATTCCGTTTTCTCGCCGGTGCGTAAAGTCACCTATGAAGTCGAAGATACGCGGGTCGGACAAATCACGGACTACGATAAACTGACGCTGCAGATCGAAACCAACGGCGTTATTTCGCCCGAAGATGCGGTGGCTTTTGCCTCCCGCATTATGCAGGACCAGCTTCAGGTCTTTGTAAACTTCGACGAGCCCAAAGGCGAAGTGCATCAGGAAGAAGAAGACGAACTGCCGTTCAACAAAAACCTTCTGCGGAAAGTGGACGAACTGGAACTGTCCGTCCGCAGCGCCAATTGCCTGAAAAACGACAATATCCTTTATATCGGCGATCTGGTGAAGCGCAGCGAAAGCGATATGCTCCGCACGCCGAATTTTGGACGGAAATCTCTGAACGAGATCAAGGAAGTTCTGACCGCGATGGGCGTTCATCTGGGCATGCAGGTCGAAGGATGGCCGCCCGAGAATATCGAAGAACTGGCCAAAAAACTGGATGACCCCTTTAACTCCTAAGGGCAAAACCGGAAATTATATTTGTAAGGAATAAAAGCCATGAAACACGGCGTTAAACAAAGAAAACTGAACCGGAAAAGCCCTCACCGGCAGGCGATGTTCGCGAATATGGCGGCGGCGCTGGTAAAGCACGAGCAGATCACGACGACCCTGCCCAAAGCCAAAGAGCTTCGTCCTCTTGTTGAAAAGCTCATTACATGGGGCAAAAAGGCGCGGGCCAACCCGGAAAACGCGCTGGCAAACCGCCGTGAGGTGATGTCCAGACTGCGGGATCAAACGCAGACCCGCAAGATCTTCGATACGCTGGCCGAACGGTATGAAGGCCGCGAAGGCGGCTATTGCCGGATCATGAAAGCCGGTTTCCGCTACGGCGACAATGCGCCGATGGCCGTTATTGAGCTGGTGGACCGCGATGAAAGCGCCAAAGGTCAGGACAGCGGCCCTGTCTTTGATGAAGACGGTGAGGAAATCACCGCCGAAGCGCCTGTCGAAGAAAAGCCAAGAGCCAAGAAAAAGAAAACGGCTTAAAGCCTTTCCAGAGTTGAAAATTCAAAACGGCCCCGCAAGGGCCGTTTTTTGTTAAAGGATCAGGCGACTTTCCGCTGCGCGTAAACGTAATCCGCAGAAGGAAATTTGCGCCGGCGCACTTCCTGCGCGTATTGTTTGACGGACTCTTCCATCACGGGGGAAAGATCGGCATAGCTTTTGACGAATTTCGGTTTCTTGCCGCCCGCCGTCAGGCCGAGCATATCTTCCGTAACAAGAATTTGCCCGTCGCACGCGGCGCTGGCGCCGATGCCGATGGTGGGAACAGGCACTGCCGCAGTAATGGCGGCGGCCAGCGGTTCGGCGATACCTTCAAGGACGATCGAAAAAGCCCCGGCCGCTGCGATATCCTGTCCGTCTTTCAGAATCTTTTTGGCTTCGGAGTCTTCGTGCCCCCGCGCCTGGTACCCCCCCAGCGTATGAACGCTTTGCGGCTGCAGGCCTATATGCCCCATCACAGGAATTCCGCGCTGCGCCAGATAGGAAACCGTCTTGCTCATTTCCGTGCCGCCCTCAAGCTTGACGCCGGCGCATCCCGTTTCCTTTAAAAGGCGGGCGGCATTGCGGAAGGCCGCTTCCCTGCTTTCCTGATAGGAGCCGAAGGGCATATCCACGACAACGCAGGCCTGTGTGCTCGCCCGCACAACGGCGGCGCCATGGCGGATCATCATCTCCATATCCGCGCCGAGCGTGGAGTCCATGCCGTAAAGCACCATGGCCATGCTGTCGCCCACGAGGAGAACGTCACAATGCGGGTCCAGCAATTGCGCCATTGGCGCCGTATAGGCCGTCAGGCAGACGAGAGGGGTCCGTTCGCCCTTGTTTTGGATAATTTGCGTAATGCTCTTTCTTGTCATAGAGCCACATAACCACAGCTTGAATTGCCGTGTAAACCATTTTTCTGCCATAGTTCTGTCTTGCCCTTGCCCTCTTCCCGCATTAATTTCTTCCGCTATGGGACAGACGATTCTCAAATTTATAGCCGTTGTTTTTATCCTGATCGGGGCAAGCGCGTTTGCGCAGGAGCGGGAGATCCCCTCCAGCCGCGAACAGGTGGTGTTTTCCTACGCGCCGCTGGTAAAAAAAATCTCTCCAGCGGTGGTGAATATTTACACCAAGCGCGTGGTGACAAAGCGGGTAAGCCCCTT from the Rhodospirillales bacterium genome contains:
- the rplF gene encoding 50S ribosomal protein L6, giving the protein MSRIGNKPVAVPEGVTLDVSGQNVKAKGPKGELSLRVHDEVSVKMEDGAAVFAPRSRSLQAKKLFPTMRTLVNNLVVGVTEGYTKNLEIQGVGYRANMQGNKIVMQLGFSHDVEYEIPQGVQVAVDKQTLISVSGIDKQLVGQVAAKIRGYKPPEPYKGKGIRYKDEYVLRKEGKKK
- a CDS encoding 50S ribosomal protein L15, whose translation is MKLNELKPNKGATPAGKRVGRGIGSGKGKTCGSGQKGQKSRSGVAIKGFEGGQMPLYQRLPKRGFKNKFARSYTELTLARLQAALDKKLVDAKDTLDEDALVKAKIIRRKKDGVRLLAKGELKTKVNLKLSGATKGAIEAVEKAGGKVEIIQIEVAPIARKKAS
- a CDS encoding adenylate kinase: MNIILIGPPGAGKGTQAAFIQDKYGLKQLSTGDMLRAEVSAGSELGKKAKAIMDRGELVSDEIIVDMIAARLEQPDCASGAIFDGFPRTVDQAQALDAMLEDKGKPLSAVIQIIVDEDELVGRLNTRIRQAKEAGQEVRADDNEETLRKRLEVYRNQTAPIIPYYEAVGIMSKVDGMAPIDDVSEQIDGFLKAAQAA
- the rpsE gene encoding 30S ribosomal protein S5; this encodes MARAEERHHNEESEFHEKLVAVNRVAKVVKGGRRFGFAALVVVGDGKGRVGSGHGKAKEVPEAIRKATEAAKRSMIRVPLRDGRTLHHDVEGIFGAGKIHLRSAPSGTGVIAGGPLRAIFDALGVQDVVAKSLGSSNPYNMVKATLEALKTMQSPRQIAARRGKKVSEVVAQREISRPSGEMSGETATAEDKA
- the rplQ gene encoding 50S ribosomal protein L17 → MKHGVKQRKLNRKSPHRQAMFANMAAALVKHEQITTTLPKAKELRPLVEKLITWGKKARANPENALANRREVMSRLRDQTQTRKIFDTLAERYEGREGGYCRIMKAGFRYGDNAPMAVIELVDRDESAKGQDSGPVFDEDGEEITAEAPVEEKPRAKKKKTA
- the rplR gene encoding 50S ribosomal protein L18; this translates as MKRLNANTKRKFGTRKKLRNVNINQNAVREIRPRLSVHRTNKQVYAQVIDDLKGVTVAAASSLDKELKLKNGGNAEAAQAVGKLLAERAKKAGVKKVQFDRGEFLYHGRVKALAEGAREGGVDF
- a CDS encoding DNA-directed RNA polymerase subunit alpha, whose product is MIQKNWQELIKPSKIDINHGADSKVSGKIVAEPLERGFGLTLGNALRRILLSSLQGAAVTAIQIEGVLHEFSSIEGVREDITDIILNVKAIAVRMHVEGPKKMRLSVEGPCEVTAGMIEAGADIEIMNPELVICTLDKGAKLNMEMTVNTGKGYRPAAQNRPEESPVGLIPVDSVFSPVRKVTYEVEDTRVGQITDYDKLTLQIETNGVISPEDAVAFASRIMQDQLQVFVNFDEPKGEVHQEEEDELPFNKNLLRKVDELELSVRSANCLKNDNILYIGDLVKRSESDMLRTPNFGRKSLNEIKEVLTAMGVHLGMQVEGWPPENIEELAKKLDDPFNS
- the rpsH gene encoding 30S ribosomal protein S8 translates to MTMSDPLGDMLTRIRNGAQARKSVINCPWSKLRENVCRVLRDEGFIRGFKVVELEGSKKDLRIELKYDQGESAIREISRVSSPGQRVYSRIKDLPPYYNGLGISVVSTPHGVMADHKARSENVGGEVLCRVF
- the panB gene encoding 3-methyl-2-oxobutanoate hydroxymethyltransferase, giving the protein MAEKWFTRQFKLWLCGSMTRKSITQIIQNKGERTPLVCLTAYTAPMAQLLDPHCDVLLVGDSMAMVLYGMDSTLGADMEMMIRHGAAVVRASTQACVVVDMPFGSYQESREAAFRNAARLLKETGCAGVKLEGGTEMSKTVSYLAQRGIPVMGHIGLQPQSVHTLGGYQARGHEDSEAKKILKDGQDIAAAGAFSIVLEGIAEPLAAAITAAVPVPTIGIGASAACDGQILVTEDMLGLTAGGKKPKFVKSYADLSPVMEESVKQYAQEVRRRKFPSADYVYAQRKVA
- the rpmD gene encoding 50S ribosomal protein L30, whose product is MAEEKKTTKKATPAASKKAAPKKAAAKKPAAKKAAGKTVTVTQTGSSIGRYDYQKATLVGLGLGRIGRTKTLEDTPSVRGMINKVSHLIKVDDAA
- the rpsM gene encoding 30S ribosomal protein S13, whose amino-acid sequence is MARIAGVNIPDRKRVTIALTYIHGIGRQKARDICEEAGVSTARRMNDLSEDELNNIRAIIDSGKYIIEGELRREVSMNIKRLMDMACYRGLRHRKHLPVRGQRTRTNARTRKGPARPIAGKKQVTK
- the secY gene encoding preprotein translocase subunit SecY — translated: MTSAIEQLAKNANWGAFSKATELKQRIMFVLGALLVYRLGTYIPVPGIDPVIWEEIYSQKGGGILDMFNMFSGGALQRMTIFALNIMPYISASIIMQLGTAMSPKLEALKKEGESGRVKINQYTRFLTVILAAIQSYGLAVGLEGMQSSSGAAVIDPGIFFRLSTVITIVGGTVFLMWLGEQITQRGVGNGISLIIFAGIVAGMPRAIGSTLELGRQGQFNLLELLFLVGMVIGAISLIVFMERAQRRVVVQYPKRQMGNQMQMGQQNHIPLKLNTSGVIPPIFASSLLLLPLTIVGFTGTEGGDITATIARFLQHGQPVYMLLYGGLILFFAFFYTAIVFNPEENAEMLRKYGGFVPGIRPGKHTADYLDHVLTRVTAIGGLYLVFICLLPEFMISQYSLPFYFGGTSLLIVVTVTMDTVAQVHSHMIAHQYEGLIKKAKLRGTGRRGR
- the rpsK gene encoding 30S ribosomal protein S11; amino-acid sequence: MAKPAVKKPGKKVKKNITSGRVHVVSTFNNTIITITDDQGNTVSWSSAGMMGFKGSRKSTPFAAQVAAEDAGRKAQEHGMKELDVQVKGPGSGRESALRALNSIGFIIRSIKDITPIPHNGCRPRKRRRV